DNA sequence from the Vicia villosa cultivar HV-30 ecotype Madison, WI linkage group LG3, Vvil1.0, whole genome shotgun sequence genome:
GTCACCATGTGATGTGAGTTAAAGAATTGCTTGAGAAACTCCTTGTATTTGAAAGACTTTAAAATAGGATGATCATTCTCATCACTGATATCTTGTGCTGGCTCAATGAGACAATCATCTGATGGAGCTATGGAAAAAGCAGCACTTGTGCGAGTATGACTTGAATTAGTCACAGCTTGATGTTCAGCACTTATTAGCTTACCTTTACTGATTATCTGTATCCAATATTGTAACACACCACAAATCAATAAAAGTTGTTACATTCTATAGTTAGTTATTAAGCAAAGTAACTGCCAATATAGGTTGATTATTAAGTGTACCTCTAACAGATGTCCTATGTTGATGACAAATGCATGAGGAAGAGGCTCAAAAGTGATCCACTTTCCATCCTTTAATAGTTGAAGGGCAGATACATCATCTTGCATTAAAATTGTGATGAGGTAAGGATCTTTGTGTTTGGTTAGACTTAGGGTTAAACTCGGTTTAGGACATGGTGGATAATGATTAACAGATATAATCATTGATTCGGTAAGATCGTTCTCAAAATATCCACACTTCAGACCGAGTCCTTCACTAATCAAATCCAAGATCCTCGATCCCAAATCcttaattttaattgaaaaattaCCAACACATTCTCTGCAAGAAAAGATATGGATccataaaaatttataactccTTGTGCCCAGTGGCGGATTATACACAACTCATTCATTTTTGTTTACCTGTATGTAGTTGGATTTTCAGACCATAAGTGTTGCCATTGCTCCAAAGGATGAGAAGGGTGTCTAAGACTGTCCCTCCACAGATGAACCTTTTCTGTTTCGTATCTCAGACTGCTAGTAAATATCTTACATGTCTTCAAATCATCATCAAGATATAAACTATACTTGTACTCATGTGGCATCTGAAAAACCTCTTTGAAAACCCTCATTGTTTCCTTCATTTCATTAAGCGAGATTCCATGATTGATAACCTGGTAA
Encoded proteins:
- the LOC131659271 gene encoding flavanone 3-dioxygenase 2-like; the protein is MFNGNPHDVSLIYQVINHGISLNEMKETMRVFKEVFQMPHEYKYSLYLDDDLKTCKIFTSSLRYETEKVHLWRDSLRHPSHPLEQWQHLWSENPTTYRECVGNFSIKIKDLGSRILDLISEGLGLKCGYFENDLTESMIISVNHYPPCPKPSLTLSLTKHKDPYLITILMQDDVSALQLLKDGKWITFEPLPHAFVINIGHLLEIISKGKLISAEHQAVTNSSHTRTSAAFSIAPSDDCLIEPAQDISDENDHPILKSFKYKEFLKQFFNSHHMVTQTCS